The Mucilaginibacter rubeus genomic interval ATAACGTATTATCACCACGAAAACCTGGGTCTGCGGGCAAAGCAGGTTGGGTTTGGGCGATAATACTTTCGGGGCCCCAAACAGGATCATTATTGGCCGCAAATTTTACAAGTTCTTTTTTGGTAAAAACTGTTGGTACCCCCGCCCTAAATGTAGAAACCTTACGCAACGAGCCATCAGGATATAATTGCGTATTATCGTTAGGAAAATTGGCTCCGGTTATTCTTAATGGCCCGGTTTTAGGCAATTCAACTACTTTCCAGCTTATGAGCGAGCTAACCCTTTGTTGCAGCACGGCATATGTTCTGCCGTTGCTCAATGTTGCAACTCCCCTAAGCCTGTTATATTTATCATCATATTCCGAAGGTATGCCATATCCCCAGTTGCGTACCAACTGCCATGATCCGTTATTGGGGGCCAGGGGCTTGCTATAATCTACCTTAAATTCAAGATAATCAGAAAACACGCGCGTGGGATCATTGCCGTCAACAAAAGAGCTATAAGATGTTTGCAGGTACATGATACGGTCAATAAACTTTCTGTCGGCAGCAAAATGTTGTGCCCGTAAATTGCCGGCGTCCTCTACCCAGAAACTGCCATCAGGCTGGAATGCGATAAAAGTACCGGGGCCTTTGGCTTCATTGAAATAAAACTTTTCATTACGCACGTTAGGATCAGTCTTGTACCCGCCGGCTGTACCATATGTCCACAATAACGAACCATTATCAGCCTTATATGCTTTTAACTGCTGACTATCCCCACCATCTGCAACAACAAGGGTTTTACCATCCGGGCTCACGGCCGACGCCATAGGATAAAGTAAACTTGCTGGCAATATGTGCAATGAAGCCAATTTCCCATCAGCCCCTACGGTAAATTTCTCTATGATCCGCTTGCTATTTTTTGAGTAGATGAGCCAGATATGCCCGGCATCATCCGCCGTAATACCTAAAGGGCTATCAAATGATTGCCTTTGCACAAGGGCACCCGTTGTTTTATCAAGTACATGTAATTCGTTGAGTTTTTTATGTGCTACAAAAAGGTATTTGCCACGCTTTTGAACCGCCAGGCCTGAAATTTCAGATTTATCATTATTTAATAAATCTATGACGCTTTTATAACTTCGGCCGTATTTTGTACCTTGAGTTTTACCTTTGGTAAAACTAACTTCAGCATCTCCGGCTACTTTGGTGCCAAACACCATCCAGTTATTAACAACGGCTGCATCGTTGGCCGCCCAATAAACATTTACACCATCCGTAGCCACATATTTTGCAGACAATCCTTTACCAAGTATGGCTATTTTTTTTTGAGGAGTACTTGTGCTAAACCTAAAGCTGCTACCGTTTTGCTCATTGTACCCAACCGCGAAATAGGCATTATTACCGCTGATGGCCATACCGTACATACGTTCAATAGCATGGTGTACCGATGAACCACTAAACAAATCTGATGTATTGCCGATTACACCTTCCCATTTATATCGCACGTTGTTCGATAATACTTTAGCCACATAGGCATCATTTGCTACAGCAACACCATCGTCATTAAGGCCATCCCAGTTGTATTGCTGTGTACCGGCATTGTAGGTTACTCCGCTCCACAGTGTTCGTACCAGGGTTCCATCTTTTGTATATACCCCTGCACTGGTTTTTGCTGTGCCATCAAGTTTAAAAGTAAAACTTGCCTGGGCAAAAGAGCGTTGTGCTATTAGTATAAAAATTGATGCGGTGAATAAAGTAACAAGGCAACGGCAGGTACTATTCTTTTTCATAAAACCGATATGTAAACTAACTAAACAGCTCTGTAACAACACTATTTAATGCCCGATCATCGTCAACATCGTTTGGCATTAGCGAACATCCGTGTCAGAATTCTTAATTTTACGCCATGCAAAAAATTGGATTTGGCGGTTCGTGTCACTGGTGCACAGAAGCAATCTTCCGTTCACTTAAAGGTGTTAGCAGCGTTGATCAAGGCTGGATAGCATCTGATGCTGAAAACACTACGCCTTCTGAAGCCGTCATCGTGCATTTTGATCAGCAACAGATCAGCCTCGAAACGCTTGTCGCTATTCATTTACACACACATAGCTGCACAGCCGAACACACCATGCGCGGCAAATACAGATCAGCAGTTTACACCTTTAATGACGCACAATTAAATGCGGCAACAGCAGCTATTAAAGCATTACAGACCGAGTTTGAGCAACCTGTTATCACCAAAGCTTTGCCCTTTCAAACCTTCAAACTCAATAGCGAAAACTACCTGGACTATTATTATAAAGATCCATCCAAACCCTTTTGCCAAAACATCGTTAATCCTAAGTTAAAAGCGTTACTAATACGCTTCAAAAACCAAGTCGATCCGGACAAACAAAACTATATTCAAAATTTCTAAATATTAATTTCAAAAGCTACCACAGTTTGTAACATGTTTTAATCAATAACCAATGCCTTCCACCTACTGGTTAACCCGCTTTATGATACTCCGGCTGCTCGGCGTCATCTATGCTATAGCCTTTTTGGTGGCCATTAACCAGATTATTCCGCTAATTGGCTCAAACGGGTTATTACCCGTTAAGCTTTACTTTAACCATATCAGTTCAGCTCTTGGCTCAACAGGAGCGGGCTTTATCCGCCTGCCCTCCGTTTTTTGGTTTACGTATTCTGATAACGTTTTGTTATATGCCGCCTGGGGCGGACTAATACTTTCCATTGTGCTAATTGCCGGTTATGCCAACATACCATTGCTTACCGTACTCTGGTTCCTGTATTTGTCCTTTATCCACGCCGGGCAGGACTGGTATGGATACGGCTGGGAAATCCAACTGGCCGAAACCGGTTTCCTGGCGATATTTCTTTGCCCGCTTTGGGATATGCGGCCTTTTCCTAAATATCCACCGCCCCTGCTCATTATCATACTTTTCAGGTGGCTCATTTTCCGGATCATGCTGGGTGCCGGTCTTATTAAATACCGCGGAGACCAGGTCTGGCGAAATGGCACAGCACTCTATTACTATTTTGAAACGCAGCCTATTCCCGGCCCATTCACACGCTGGTTTCATTTTTTACCGCGCACGCTCTTAAAAATCGGCGTATGGTTTAACTGGTTAGCCGAGCTCATAGCTCCATGGTTCAGTTTCGGCCCAAAATTGGCCCGGCACATAGCGGGCGTCATCATGATTTTGCTTCAACTGGCCATATTTATCAGCGGTAACCTGTCATTTTTAAACTGGCTCACTATCGTCCCTGCATTGGCTTGCTTTGACGATAGTATTTGGAAAAAGATCCTTCCGAACGTGCTTGTTAAAAAAGCTGAAGCCGCTATAGCCGGTGCACACGAATCAAAAGCAATGACTACCGCTTCGTGGGTTGTGGCCGGTATTGTTGCATTACTAAGTATACAGCCTACGCTCAACTTGCTTTCTCCCAACCAGGTGATGAATACTTCCTTCGATCCGCTTGAACTGGTTAATACTTACGGGGCATTTCGCTCGGTGGGGCAAGAGCGGTATAATGTAGTTTTTGAAGGCACAAGCGACGATACCACCGGAAATAAAGCGCGATGGAAACCCTATATCTATAAAGGGTTACCGGTTTTACCAAATAAGCGACCACCTCAAATAGCCCCATACCAGTTGCGTCTGGACTGGCAAATGTGGTTCGCCGCCATGTCATCGGCCGATCAATATCCCTGGACCTACAACCTAACCTGGAAACTGCTTCATAATGATCCCGGCGCTGTAAGTTTATTTGCCATAAATCCTTTTCCCAACAAACCGCCCCGTTATATCCGGGCAGTACGTTACAGGTATTGGTTTGCCGATCCTGGAAATACAGAGGGTATTTTCTGGAAACGTCAGGAAACAGACCTCTGGCTCCCCATACTTTCTGCAGAAAACCCGCAGCTTATCGCATTCCTGAAAAGTGAAGAGTGGCTCCGGTAAAGCATTAAACCTGTTCTATCGGTAAACTAAAGTGAAAAACAGATCCGGTTCCGCTTTCACTTTCTGCCCAGATCTGCCCATCATGCCTGCGGATGATCTCGGCACTTAAATAAAGGCCGATACCAAAACCTGAGATATGGCGAGTATGGCTGGTTTCCACCCGGTAATAACGATCAAATATTTTAGGCAAGTCCAGCTCCTTGATCCCCATACCTCGATCTTTCACGCTTACTTCGGCGAAGCCGTTAACCAAGGCGCACCTTAGCTCGATATCTTTATTTTTAGGCGAATATTTTACAGCGTTACTAAGCAGATTGGAAATAACGGAGCCTATCTTTTCCCTGTCGGCGTTTACCTGTACATGATCACAAATATCAATATGAATGATATGCGAAGAAACTGTCAATTCATATTCTTCCACAACTTCGCTGATCAGCTCGTCCAGATCAAATAACTCTTTATCTATGGCGATTTTACCGGACTCCAGCCGGGAAACATTCAGGAAACCATTGATCATACTGCTCATTCTTCGCGCCTGGATTTCTGCCTTTTCCATAGCGCCCGCCAGGAAACTGTCCTCACTGCCTTTCAGCTTAATATTGGTAACCTGAATCAGGGCCATCAATGACGTTAGCGGTGTTTTAAGCTCGTGGCTTACCATACCTATAAAATCGCTCTTCCGCTGTTCGTCCTGTTTCTTTTCTGAAATATCCCGCGCAATCTTGGAGATGCCGGTAATATTGCCATGTATGTCAAATATAGGCGAAACCGTAAGGGACACATTCAACATACGACCATCGCTTGTAAGTCTTTCAGTTTCATAATGCTCTATCCGCTCCCCTTTTTTAATACGGATAACAAGTTCGGGTTCCTCATCTACACGCTCTTCAGGGAAAATCTTCAAAATTGACTGACCAATCATTTCCTCAGCAGTATAGCCAAAAAGCCTTTCGGCCGCCCTGTTCCAACTGGTGACTACCCCATCCAGTGTTTTGCTGATGATAGCATCGTCTGATGATTCAACAATAGCCGCGAGCTTCGCACTTCGTTCCTCGGCAAGTTTTTGTTCTGAAATATCAAGTGCTATCACCAGGCCCGCGTAAACCGCTCCGTTATTATTTTTCAGTGGCACAAAATCAACCTGAAAATCTTCTCCCGCAGGACTTTTAAGCTCAGTCCGGATCTGCTCACCGTTTAGCATCCTATCGTAATAACCTTTTGTTGCCTCGTATCGATCCGGGGTTGTAACAGATGCCATGGGCACACCTCTGTAACTGGAGCGGTGGTATCCTAACTTATCCATCAGATCACCCTCTACCGTAACCAGGTTATGTGCCGGATCCATCACCAGAATTAACGATTTTGGAATATTTACAGCAATGGAACGAAATAACCGCTCACTCTGCTGGGTTTCCTCCCGGCTTTTTTGTAAATCTTCGTTGGTTGCCAGCATTTCTTCGTTAGCGGCTGCCAGTTCTTCGTTTATCGCGGTGAGCTCTTCATTAAGTGCCTGGGTTTCTTCCTCACTTTCTGCCAGTGCCCTGGTACGGGTAGCTACCTTTTCTTCAAGCAATTCGTTCATTTCAGAGAGCTGGTGCTGCGTTTGGAAAAGCTCTTCGTTAATGGCCGTCAGTTCTTCATTTGCTGCTGTGATTTCCTCGTTGGCTGCCGTTAGTTCTTCATTGAAAGCCGCTGTTTCTTCCTCTTTGGCCTGTAGTTCTTTTTGAAGCCTGTCTTTCTCCCGCACATCCCGCATGATATTGAAATAAGATATCAATGCAATAATAATAGCGAGCGCAAGGGCTGCAATAATAGCCGTTGGGGCAAAAAAGGTATACTTCTCTAAAACCAATGCCCGTTGCTCCAGTAATCTCCGTTCATCATTTTCTGCACGATCAACAGCAGAACGCAGCGCATCCATAGCAGATTTGCCCCGTTCCAAGTCTATGGGTGGTATCAGCTGGTTTTGTTGCTTCTTGGAAACAAACTCTTTCAGAATTTCCATGCGCTGAGTAAGTACGTCATGCACCTTAACCAGATTTGCCTGCTGCTGCGGATTATCGGCAGTGAGTACACTCACTTCATT includes:
- a CDS encoding PQQ-binding-like beta-propeller repeat protein — protein: MKKNSTCRCLVTLFTASIFILIAQRSFAQASFTFKLDGTAKTSAGVYTKDGTLVRTLWSGVTYNAGTQQYNWDGLNDDGVAVANDAYVAKVLSNNVRYKWEGVIGNTSDLFSGSSVHHAIERMYGMAISGNNAYFAVGYNEQNGSSFRFSTSTPQKKIAILGKGLSAKYVATDGVNVYWAANDAAVVNNWMVFGTKVAGDAEVSFTKGKTQGTKYGRSYKSVIDLLNNDKSEISGLAVQKRGKYLFVAHKKLNELHVLDKTTGALVQRQSFDSPLGITADDAGHIWLIYSKNSKRIIEKFTVGADGKLASLHILPASLLYPMASAVSPDGKTLVVADGGDSQQLKAYKADNGSLLWTYGTAGGYKTDPNVRNEKFYFNEAKGPGTFIAFQPDGSFWVEDAGNLRAQHFAADRKFIDRIMYLQTSYSSFVDGNDPTRVFSDYLEFKVDYSKPLAPNNGSWQLVRNWGYGIPSEYDDKYNRLRGVATLSNGRTYAVLQQRVSSLISWKVVELPKTGPLRITGANFPNDNTQLYPDGSLRKVSTFRAGVPTVFTKKELVKFAANNDPVWGPESIIAQTQPALPADPGFRGDNTLLRSGEITSSGIVTVFDGTIADSWHLGGIKVGGNKLLWRTAMSTIKEYSGPFPANGDFDIGNHTNNAGCVGIANGRSVFWGYHGEFWKNSQVNKWTQVYDNGLFVGQFGTTGPETANVEAAAEMAGNGFSASVVKLPNGDTYLYHNDESVHGGVHRWKIDGLSTIKEQIIPIDLTAKALVAEKPVTSSAIQLMEKLPFNSVLENNKYGWTRNPARDDNTSKYTQWWTVHTNVKTYRKINPDIYIEYSQQNKQAILNRDFNQQSNLFSWTLSGIIDFTQSCVNVGPSYTFDEKNGVHLQVLDKNKKVIAKVFLISAYYRGDVSLVVNGTAIYTFKYDSLMSLTDNWQPITLKMANGRLQIAYANNKSFEIKGLNNADIKSPASIKLVCSSLTKKGNYSLGLDAWKFEKKWP
- a CDS encoding peptide-methionine (S)-S-oxide reductase, giving the protein MQKIGFGGSCHWCTEAIFRSLKGVSSVDQGWIASDAENTTPSEAVIVHFDQQQISLETLVAIHLHTHSCTAEHTMRGKYRSAVYTFNDAQLNAATAAIKALQTEFEQPVITKALPFQTFKLNSENYLDYYYKDPSKPFCQNIVNPKLKALLIRFKNQVDPDKQNYIQNF
- a CDS encoding lipase maturation factor family protein; translated protein: MPSTYWLTRFMILRLLGVIYAIAFLVAINQIIPLIGSNGLLPVKLYFNHISSALGSTGAGFIRLPSVFWFTYSDNVLLYAAWGGLILSIVLIAGYANIPLLTVLWFLYLSFIHAGQDWYGYGWEIQLAETGFLAIFLCPLWDMRPFPKYPPPLLIIILFRWLIFRIMLGAGLIKYRGDQVWRNGTALYYYFETQPIPGPFTRWFHFLPRTLLKIGVWFNWLAELIAPWFSFGPKLARHIAGVIMILLQLAIFISGNLSFLNWLTIVPALACFDDSIWKKILPNVLVKKAEAAIAGAHESKAMTTASWVVAGIVALLSIQPTLNLLSPNQVMNTSFDPLELVNTYGAFRSVGQERYNVVFEGTSDDTTGNKARWKPYIYKGLPVLPNKRPPQIAPYQLRLDWQMWFAAMSSADQYPWTYNLTWKLLHNDPGAVSLFAINPFPNKPPRYIRAVRYRYWFADPGNTEGIFWKRQETDLWLPILSAENPQLIAFLKSEEWLR
- a CDS encoding PAS domain S-box protein, producing the protein MKLKFNRNLQLGYGFSIITLLVVGIISYITLNNLLNSNKAVEHSTLVIQKLEQAMSVMKDAETGQRGYLLTGKIAFLEPYNGAYQRATKLVNEVSVLTADNPQQQANLVKVHDVLTQRMEILKEFVSKKQQNQLIPPIDLERGKSAMDALRSAVDRAENDERRLLEQRALVLEKYTFFAPTAIIAALALAIIIALISYFNIMRDVREKDRLQKELQAKEEETAAFNEELTAANEEITAANEELTAINEELFQTQHQLSEMNELLEEKVATRTRALAESEEETQALNEELTAINEELAAANEEMLATNEDLQKSREETQQSERLFRSIAVNIPKSLILVMDPAHNLVTVEGDLMDKLGYHRSSYRGVPMASVTTPDRYEATKGYYDRMLNGEQIRTELKSPAGEDFQVDFVPLKNNNGAVYAGLVIALDISEQKLAEERSAKLAAIVESSDDAIISKTLDGVVTSWNRAAERLFGYTAEEMIGQSILKIFPEERVDEEPELVIRIKKGERIEHYETERLTSDGRMLNVSLTVSPIFDIHGNITGISKIARDISEKKQDEQRKSDFIGMVSHELKTPLTSLMALIQVTNIKLKGSEDSFLAGAMEKAEIQARRMSSMINGFLNVSRLESGKIAIDKELFDLDELISEVVEEYELTVSSHIIHIDICDHVQVNADREKIGSVISNLLSNAVKYSPKNKDIELRCALVNGFAEVSVKDRGMGIKELDLPKIFDRYYRVETSHTRHISGFGIGLYLSAEIIRRHDGQIWAESESGTGSVFHFSLPIEQV